The DNA sequence TGATCGTGTCCGGTGGCGAGAACGTCTTCCCGCGCCCGGTCGAGGAGGCACTGGTCGCGCTGCCCGGCGTCCACGACGCGGCGGTGGTCGGGGTGGCGGACGCGGAGTGGGGCCAGCGCCTGGCGGCGTACGTCGTGCCGCGGCGCGGCGCTTCCCTGCACGCCGAGGACATCCGGGCGTACATCCACCAGCGGCTGGCGCGGTTCGCCGTGCCGCGGGACGTCTACTTCGTGCCGGACCTCCCCCGCAACGCGACGGGCAAGATCCTCAAGCGCCTCCTGCACGACGACACCTGGCCGGCGACCTCCGAGTACTGATGCCCGAGCACACGCCCGACGGCCGGTACATCGTGGTGAACGGCCGCCGCTGGCGCGCGACGGACCCGGAGATCCCGGCCGACGTCCGCGACCGGCTGCAGAAGCACCTGATGGCGGCCCGGCGCGTCCAGGACCGCGAGCGCACCCAGCTCGCGAAGGTGGCGCTGGGCGAGCGCGGCGAACCGTGGTGGGAGCAGACTTCCGCGCAGCGGCGGGAGCGCTGGGAGCGGGGACTCGCCGCGCTGGATCAGCCCACCGGCTGACGCAGCACGGTCTTGAGCTTCTCGGGCGCCACCCGGCGCGGATCGCCGAGGTAGACCTCGTGGTGCAACCCGGTCGGCCGCAATCCCCGCCGCTCGAGGAATTCGCCGTGCAGCTGCGCCAGCAACGGGCCCTCGTCGTCGTACGAACCGACGTGCAGCGCCTGCGCGCAACGACCCTCGTGCAGCTTCTCGAACCGGACCGGCGCGTCGATCTTCTTCTTGCGCCGCACGGTTTCCCGGGCCTCCTCCACGGCGTCCTCGCCGATCCACGGCGGCTGCGCGATCAGCATCGTCCACTGCCAGGTGTCCTTGGCCCGCACGGTGAAGGCCGCGTAGTCGTCCGCCCACCACAGGCCTTCCAGCGGGCCGACCACGAAGTCCTGACCGGCGCGCTTCGCCGTCATCTTGATCGTGTACGCGAAGGCGTACAGCGCTTCGACGGCTGTCTTGTAGCTCTCGGCCGCGTTCGGGTTGCCGCGGCCGTCGATCGCGAGGAACCGCTGCTCCGGCACGTCGAGCAGCGCCCAGCCGGTGTTCTTGGGCGCGTAGAGCTGCTTCAGCTCTTTCTTGAGGTCGTACGGCATCAGGACATCCCCTCCAGCCACGCGGCTTCCGCTTCGAGCTGCGCGATCGAGTAGTCGAAGATCGCCCGGACGAACGGCGGCGCGTCCGGCTGGGCCGCGGCGGCGCGCCGGACCTCGGCCAGCCGCTCCCCGACCGCTTCGGCCCGCCGGGCCAGCGCCGCGGCGACCCGGCCGGGCGCCACGACCGGGCTGTTCGCCAGGCCGACGAGCAGCGGCGGGTGCACCGGGCGCAGTTCGGCGATGGCGGCTTCCGCCGCGGCCGCGCACGCTTTCCGGCCCGCGTCCGTCGCCGTGTAGGTCTTCT is a window from the Amycolatopsis sp. cg9 genome containing:
- a CDS encoding GyrI-like domain-containing protein, with product MPYDLKKELKQLYAPKNTGWALLDVPEQRFLAIDGRGNPNAAESYKTAVEALYAFAYTIKMTAKRAGQDFVVGPLEGLWWADDYAAFTVRAKDTWQWTMLIAQPPWIGEDAVEEARETVRRKKKIDAPVRFEKLHEGRCAQALHVGSYDDEGPLLAQLHGEFLERRGLRPTGLHHEVYLGDPRRVAPEKLKTVLRQPVG
- a CDS encoding PadR family transcriptional regulator, which codes for MLTDAELTVLGLVVERPRHGYELDEVVSERGMREWTALGFSSIYYVLGKLRDRGLVAEVEQDRAHAKAKKTYTATDAGRKACAAAAEAAIAELRPVHPPLLVGLANSPVVAPGRVAAALARRAEAVGERLAEVRRAAAAQPDAPPFVRAIFDYSIAQLEAEAAWLEGMS